The window GCATCGTCGATTTCTATGAATGAGGAGGTATTTAGGTTTCTACAGTCGTGTGCGGAGAAGTATGGTATTCAGTTTTGGGGACCTGGATCTGGTATCATTCACCAAGTTGTTCTGGAAAACTTTTCGGCGCCTGGCCTGATGATGCTGGGAACGGATTCTCATACTCCTAATGCGGGTGGGTTAGGTGCTATTGCAATTGGGGTTGGAGGGGCGGACGCTGTGGATGCGTTGACAGGTACGCCATGGGAGCTGAAGGCACCTAAAGTTTTGGGTGTAAAGTTGGTGGGAAAGTTAGGTGGCTGGACCTCTCCAAAGGACGTTATTACAAAATTGGCTGGGATGTTAACCGTTCGCGGAGGTACTGGGTACATTATAGAGTATTTTGGCGACGGTTTGAAAACTCTATCTTGTACCGGAATGGCTACTATCTGTAATATGGGTGCTGAACTCGGCGCTACAACGTCAATCTTCCCGTTCCAAGAAGCTCATAAACGTTATTTGGGAGCAACAGGTAGAGCCTCGCTAGCAGATGCTTCCGAATATGTACAGAATCGATACAAATTCTTGTCTGCCGATGAAGGTGCAGAATACGACAAAGTGGTCGAAATTAACTTGAGTGAGCTTGAGCCACACATAAACGGTCCCTTTTCACCTGATTTGTCGACTCCTATTTCCAGATTTGGAATCAAATGTAATCAGGAACAATGGCCGCAAAAGATTTCAGCAGGTCTTATTGGTTCCTGTACAAATTCTTCTTATGAGGACATGAGTAGAGCAGCTAATATTGTTAGACAGGCTTCTTCTGTAGGATTGAAGCCTCGAATCCCATTTTTTGTTACCCCGGGCTCTGAACAAATTAGAGCCACACTCCACAGGGATGGGCTGATCGATACTTTTAAAGAGAATGGTGCCACAGTATTATCAAATGCATGCGGTCCGTGTATTGGCCAATGGGATCGTCAAGATGTTTCAAAGGCTTcacaagaaacaaataCTATCTTGACTTCATTCAACAGGAACTTCAGGGCTAGAAACGATGGAAATAGGAATACTAtgaattttttaacttctcCTGAAATGGTCACTGCTATGATTTATTCTAGTGATGTACAATTCAACCCGCTGAGTGATATGATTAAACTAGAAAATGGCTCTGAGTTTAAATTCCAGCCCCCTGTTGGTGAAGAATTGCCTTCGGCCGGATTTGAGCAAGGACGGGATTGCTTTTATCCACCATCAGACCCAGTTCCGAATCCAGAGACTCAAATTGAAGTGTCCCCAACCTCCAATCGTCTTCAACTGCTAAGGCCATTCAAACCTTGGAATGGCAAAGAATTAAGGACTAACGTGATATTAAAAGTTCAAGGCAAATGTACCACGGACCATAtttctgctgctggtgtGTGgttaaaatataaagggcatttggaaaatatatcttataACACGTTGATTGGTGCtcaaaataaagaaactGGGGAAGTTAACAAGGCCTACGACTTTGATGGCACTGAGTATGGAATTCCggaattgatgatgaaatggAAGAGTCAAAATAAACCATGGGCTATCATTGGAGAAAACAATTATGGTGAAGGGTCTGCAAGAGAGCATGCTGCCTTATCCCCAAGGTTTCTAGGCTGTGAAATAATTCTGGTAAAATCGTTTGCAAGAATTCATGAAAcaaatttgaagaaacaaggTATCCTACCATTGACTTTCGCAAATGAATCTGATTATGATCTTATATCCTCTACTGACATTCTGGAAACGGATGGTTTGCCTGATTTGGTCGCCAAGTATGGTGCCAATGGTGGAGAATTAACCTTAAAGATTATCAAGTCGTCAGGCGAATCGTTTAGCATTAAAACGAAACATACAATGTCAAAAGACCAGgttgaatttttcaaagctGGTTCTGCCATAAACTACATTGGGAAGCTGTGTGGCAAACAATGAATCGGTTTGCGTTAGAATTCAATCGCAgcttatatttattattaagtGAACATGCTTCACAGTCAATTGTATTTTATAtcagtatatatatttgagtATATACATTTCTAGTGTGTGCTAATGAATTTTTTCGCATACTAGTGTCTTTATTCCTACTATGTATAGGTTACAAATTTTGGTACACATCTAAGTGGGAATAGAATCCCCAAATACATCGTTATTTCATGAACAGCTTCAGTCAGCAGGCGGTACCAACCTTAGACTTAATTCATAACCTCTGTCATGGTTCGCGGCATATAATGTGTTGATACGGAACaattcatataatataaattcCTGGAGTACCGGCATTGGCTCTATCCTTCTTGAATCATCAACTTCACCAGACATATTAAAAATGGAATCGCGCTTCCCAAAAACACTCTTCTTTTCTGTGTCATAGGGAACttggaaaaattgaacagtAGAAATTGTCTTAGTGATCTTAAAGTATTTGTCGATATTAACAATCTTGTGGGGCCTAAAAGATTCTGGATTCCTAAAGGTCGAGTTACCTTCATTGATAAATGTAATATCTTGTAAgaacaaattgaaaaacGGTACTACAGGAACCCGTGATTTTGTTTCCATTACATCTGTTGGAGAATAATCTTCAACTAACCTCTTCAATTTGGTCCTATATACTTTGTAGTTGTTGTTTGGATGGATAATCTTggataaatattcaaacaGATCTAAATCCTTTTGAGATAGTGTTTCCCATAAAATGGATAAACGAGAAATGGTATGGCTTTGTAATGAAGTGATAATTGACGCAACAGAGTTGAAATTCCTAAAATATAGGGCAGACAGAGCAATTCTTAGCCAGTTCTTTAATCTTTCAACGCGATGGGTGGGAGGAATATTAGGACCAACTATCGATTCAACAACATATTGAGATAGCAAGTTAGTGAAATTTAATATAGTTTGAAAGTGAGACGGAGACTTGTAACCTAGTTTGTTTTGTGTGCTGAAGTCTTCATTAAGAAGTTCAAAAGGCTTTATGGTTAAATACATAGCCGATTCGATTATCGTTAGCtgttttgaaatttctaATGAACTATAATCAGTAATATTGAATTGCCCGATCAACGAATCTTCAGGAATTTTTTGGGGCTTAGAATTTGTTATTAATGCATCCCATAAACTGATGGCCATATCTAAGTTTAACTTTTGAGTAATATCGTCATAAGCTTGTGAAATGGGTGTCAACACTAGATCATCATATTGAGAAACCAACTTATTTATCTCAGAGAGTTCCCTTTTGCTTATTAAAGAAGCTGCACCCGTATTCAACAGTGGAAGAGGAAGGGAAAGGGAACTATGACTACTAGATGGTAGTTTTGTCAGTTCATATTCTTCGATGAATTTCTCATCAACAGAAGTTACCGATGATCTACTTGAATTGGACATGGTTGAAAAAATAGATCCTCTATTGCCTGGAATAATCAATATGGGGTTTAATTGAATATTATCTTCCATAAACATACCGTCCATGGAAGGTGCAATACTGCATAATCTTGCAGCTATTTCCatcaattcttttgattcAGCTGGTAACTTTATAATAACTCCCTcgttaaaaaaattaatcATTGTGGCTAAAAACATATAATCGTTTTTGAAATCCCAGAAGCTTTGCATCCATGTTCTAAATACCTTACAAACCCTCCTCCTTCTGCTTTTCAACCGTGCAGATCTTGATGAATATTGACCATTACTTTCCCTTGCTTCAAATTTAGCGGATATGTCTGCTATATCAAATCTAGCTACCAAAGCCTCTACCAAAGCTGAACTAGACCCAAAAGATTTGTAGTTTAGTAAAAATGTGGATAACAgaaattcattttcataTTCCATTTCATTAGTTAAAACAAAGACCGTGGCCCTAAATGAAGCACCAACAAGATTACCAGCATTGTCAAATAGCATTTCGTTTTTCATAAGATCCTTATTATTTATAACATCTAGATTATCTTGCTCATAAAAGGAGTCCTCTGCATTATATGGAATAAACTCGGGCTCCTTATGAAAGTCTTGACATTCAGGCAAAAACTCCTGCAAAAACTGGCTACCATTGACAGACAAAGAAACACCATCCGTACCAGACCTTACGGAAGAAAACCTAGCTAAATGTCTTGAATAAGAGGGAGATCTCTTTAACGTGGcttcattttctttcaCGTAGGATAGAAAagaattatttttatttaaattcttcaataatcCCTTTGAACACCTTTCAATAAATTGGCTTGAATTCATTCTCATCTTCTCAAAATTAGGATATTGTCTTTCGCTCTCCAATTGGAAGTCACCtatcaacttcaaataactTTTACAACCGCTAATAGCATTACTAATTAACCGGTTCATTTTCGAAATGATCACAACCAAGTGTGCACCTTCAGGTGTGTAACGATAGACTTCATCCTTTACAACCAGTTGGCTGGTTTCATATGTTTCATTAATAGTATCAGTAACGAAAACTTTAATACATGACACTAGCTCAGACACAAGGGATAATAAAGGGTCTAAGTTATGATCCAGGTTATTTTCATAGGCGCTATTGTATCTCGTTTGTATGATCAATGAACACGCTTTGCTGATGTACAATAACTCTCTCAACAGTAAAATGATTTGGTGAACAAGGAGCTCAAATACTTCACAACCAGCCGAATTATGCTCAATCATGTCCAAGCGTCCAAGAATCAACCCAATataagaaaataataattcatGTATTTCATTTAATCTTGATATAGCATATGGAGGTTGACGCAAATAATGAATTAATTGACCAGAGTTGAGTTTAGCAGATTCTTTATTTACAGGGCTTTTCCTTCTATGTCGAGGAATGGATCTCGATGACGAGCTTTGGGATTCTTGAATGTTTAAGcaattattgttattatctGTTAAGGCACTCATTGAAGCTTTTTCCAAATCGTATGTACGTTTTTCTCTAGCCCAagtattgaaaaaggagAATGACCGGCTCAGTACCGCATAAACCATATGctccaataataaaactttctCACTATCGACTGACTTTTTATAATGATCAGCCTTGAGCATTAAATTGTACCAATCTCCTAAAAGTTTTTTCCTGTAGCTTCTAATGCTTGGTTTAGATTTTACTAAATCATTAGATCTAGACACACAATTAGTACCCTCAAGTAAAGCTTTTACACCATCTCTTATTTCATTTATGTTATCTAGAAGTGGCTCAATCTCGTTCAGTAACACCGCATTTTGAGATTGGACAAGAAACTTACCAGCAGCAGATAATAGCTTCTCTAACGGTTTCCTACTCTCAATTAGGGTGTCCATGGAATTACTCTTAACCTCCCGAGGCTCATTGTTTAAAACATCAGCAAAATAGTTGAAGGGAACCCAACCACGTTTTCTCGAATCGACTAACGTCACTTCACCCCACCCGGATTCGTCCACCGTGTGCACAAATGCGAGTTCATTCTTGGAAAATGATAAGCATATATTAATGTCTTCTTTGTTGTCTAAGGTTTCAGCGTTAAAGGAATGAATGGAAATAATGAACAAATATGTCAGATTTTCAGCACTGATACGTAACTCAGAGCTGCTTGTTGAAGTGTATTTGCTAGCAGCTGAAATTCTTGCCGCAAAATTCTTGGAACTCTGTGGCCTTTCGCTTACCAACGTTTTATAGGTAGTATCACCCTcacttgaaaaatgatcGTTCGCCAGAGTAGATTCATTTTCTTCGAGATATCTGTCCACACTTCGATAGTCTGTTGGTCTAGGCAAATTAGGCTGTTTCAGTTGGAGTTTTGAGGAAATGCCAGAAATATTTTCCCCCGGCAGAACCAGACTAGTCTTCCGCGTAGACAcatcaatatattctttaCGTTTTGGAGAATGTAAATCTGAATTAAATgatatttgaatttttttcgTTGTTGATATGGGCGAACCCGAAGAAACGTCGCCCTCATCGGAAACGCTATCATCAACAGTTAAGATCCCCAGACCATTCAGATAACGCTGCGATACTGCAGGAGGATTTACATTTGATGTAGGAGTTAGAACATGTTCCTTTGTGACTTTTAGAGTCCGATCATTCGAAGCATcgagttgaaaaattccgTTTTTAACTGCGGAATGGATGGTCGGGGTTTTCATAGGATCATTGCCAGTAGCTACAGACTCACCTAAtgttaaatatttatgCTGAACTTTTGGTGAACCTTCAAGGTTATCATCAGAACCCGCAGTATGATAACTGTCGGTGGTGTTTAATGttttcattgaagaagtttctGAAAACTCACGCAACTTCATTTCAAACATCTTCACTTTCCTAGATCTATCCTCCATTAAGTTACCCATAGATCGAGTCCTTGAACTAGTCGGATGTAAGCTCAGCGGTTGAGTAGGTGATATTTCGTAACATTTGTCCAGGTCTTTGTGTTTATCACCGTGCTGCTTCTGTGCTTCATGTGGCATTTTTTGATCAATACCTATATTTGAGGAGGGCAAATCCATTATTCTTGTGttttaattatatatagcaATTCTCAGTCAAAACTGTAATCAACTGAACGACCTTCTTAAGTGAAATTATAATCCGACAACTGAGATGATAGTTGGACGTACTTTACCCAATGGTAATCCTAAAACTAACGTTTTTGTGTAGCAATTGGAAATGAAACCGTGATTGTCGTCCAAGTACTATAATAGTACTTCGTTATATCttaatattattagcaATCCTTATATTAGCAAATTATCCTTAAAATTGTATCAAGGACCTATTTCTTCTCTCCCTATCTTCCCAAACTCCTCCGTTTAATTTTTAGCAATCCGTTGTTTCTAACGATTCTTACAACTgaaataacaaaataaaaacgATAAATTACTGATTATAATGTGTAGCCTCAACTGCCAGTTAAAGTGACAACTATTAATTATAATTAACTCTCCGTTCTCTAGAACTGTTGATTGATGATTAAAGTTAAGAGACGAAGAAAGATTTTGACAAAATCAGCTTTCAAGAACATATCCTTATGTTGGTTGCGAGTAATacttcaaattttgaatagcTTCCTTTTCAGGTAAGAAACTCAATCGAGCGCGACACGAAACCTTAGACCTGATGACATAAGTATAATCTGATTTCTTAAACAATATTGTTAGATCTAGTTTTTAACATTTACGATATACGATTGTAAAATGAAACAAAGTGCACGCCAAAAGGGCCGAGGTTCACTATCCATATCAGCGATTAGTTCGAGCACCACGGTTGGATTACTCGAATAGTATAAGGTGAATTagttttttcaaatatatatttcgTTGCAGAATAGAGTGAAGCtacagaaaaagaaaacaaaatatttctcttatttattttattctaCTCCTTTTTCACTTCTTGAATGATTTTCAAGCCTTGTAATCTTTGTTCGTAGAGGGTTGCAAGTCTAGAAACTTTATTTCCTGATGGTATATCGGAGTAACCATTTGGTGAAAACTTTATAGTTGCAGTACTTTTCCGAGATTTgagtttcttttttttaattcttgatcaaatgtttgtattttttcGTTCTTTTCGAAGGCCAGATGTTTAATGTCGTCGACCAGGACGATTGGATCTACATTACTAGAATGTTCATCCATGATGACACTGTCCGTTTCGAGTATTTTGTCTTGTGTTTGTGGTTTTTTTGCATCAtttctgctgctgtgaGTACTACAGTTTGCATCGGTGCTGTCACTGTCCTTCCAGAGAGCGGCACTAGACAGTCTGAGCGAAATGTTTGAAGAGTTATTTCTCAACTTCATGGAGGGTATTAGCTCAAGAGGGAtaactgttgttgctgtttcAGGCTTCGATTTTCCCGTAAGGCTGTCAGAGTCCGATTCTGTGTCATTCGCTATGGGCAGTGTAGATAAGCGGAGAGACGTACTtgaagttttgttttttaatgaCGGAAGTTCACCAGCTGCTGCAGAAACTGGTAAACTAGCAGCTGTTTGGAATGTTTTACGTGGACTTCCACGCGCAGGCAGCCCCTTTGAGTTTAATCTTGCGTTGCATATGCTAGTTGGACTGGGAATTCCACCCGCAGCAAGAGAATCAACGGGCAACCGTTTTGGCAACGGGGGTGGAGATGGGGATCGTGAGTGATTCTGTATATCAATTATTAATTGAGCTTCACCAGAGGTTTTCGATCGACGATGGTTGATATCTTGGTACTTCGGAGGAAGCATATGTTGTGGCACCACCTTAGCTGATACCGACTTTGAACGACGGTGCAATCCAGTATGTCTCTCCATTTTAGATCTTACCGCTTCAAAATGAATCAACAAATTTCTGATAAACCGAGTACCAATCGCCAATCTATCTCCACTCTTTATAGAGACCTTCTCCTTGCACATAGATGATGTTAAACATTTGCTCAACGTCATGTAAGTATGGTTGGTTATTTTACTGTTCTCTATCAATGTGagaaaaaatggaaaaataGCCACCACTAAATCGTAATAACCATTATAAGCCATCATGGCAAAAAAGGTGTTGTATGTATACTCAAAACTATCATCAATGGGAAGTGGCAAAAGATCTATTGGAAAAAGTGGCTTCGATTTACCCTTCATGAAATGCAAAAAGACCGACGCAATGGAGTATATGTCCCACTGGGATAAGTCAATGTAGTTTGTTCTATCGATGACATCTAGTAAAATGTTGATTTTCTTATACGATCCTGGTTTCTGAAATACAAGTGGATTAATCGGTGCTTCAAGTCtcaatcttttgaaaattttatcaaaaattaGCTGCCTGTACTCTCTGCGAGATATACTATTCACTCTGGGACTGTGAAACGTGTCCACTGTTCGAATCGTATCGCTAATTTCATAATCGTAAAGGTAGACATTTAGAGATATCCTTAACTTTGTAATGTCAATATACTCAGCAAGCTCGGATAAATTAGAAACATGTATCAGAGTTTCTTTGGAATCCCCTCCATTAAGGAATTTAATATTCATAACATTCTTGAGCACTTGATATACCGTTCGAATAAAGAACGACTCATGAACAATATACATCTTCTGCAAATAACTCTTGCTCGGTTTTGGTAACCGTGAATACATGCGAATTCCGTCCACCCAACTGATATTATTCGAAGTGAAACCTGAAGAAAACACGACAAGTGAAAAAGGCTGAGATGGCAACCGAGATATCAGTTTATCCATTAGCTTATCCAATAACAGTTCATATAACGGCCCATCATTAACTTCTGCACTAGAAGGCAAATACGTGGAATCAAATGCGTAAATAGGATGTCCTGTAGTAGGATCCACTGTGTACgattcaaatattatgtTATTGACGTTAACGTCTATTTTAGGGGGCATTATTTTAACACTAGCTTTATTCCAACTGTAATTGAGTTTTTCCAAATGACAATCGGCGTACGGTTTAACCTTGCTTTCTTAACTATCACTGCATTAAATCATAATCAATTATAATGAAAGTGAGAACACACTTTGTCTCTTCGTGTTGGATTGTCTACGAACTAGAATTTCGTTTGtatataacaaaatttgTCACCGTATGTTaggaaataaaaataaaaaattgagAACTCCTCATACGGGGCTCGAACCCGTGACATTTCGGTGCCTTGCAAGCATGCGTAAAAGCCGAACGCTCTACCAACTGAGCTAACAAGGACGAGTTCCCTTTATTCCTATCTGTCCGGGACAAGGTGATCTACATATGTGTAATTTGGTCACGTGCCTGCACACTCACCTCAACATGGTTGTCATGAAATCAGAAGGTGACTAAGCCTACGAGGCAGCGTTTCAGCATTGTAGTTAGTAGGATAGCGATACCTCTCTGGCTCGACAGCAGGCAACTGATCCGGTCAGAGACTACATACCACACCGACTCTCAAATAAAGCTTAGCCAGCGCGTGAAGAGACGTTCAAGCTAGCAAAGACCTAGGTTCTCTCTACATTGGTACTCAAAGGAAAAAGTAACGGTTTTTAGGCTCTCTTTCCCCtaaagaatatatatagtattcTGCAAGTGCGCTGCGTTGTACTGCCTTCTTAATGcgtttttgaaatttattCTTCGGGAGCCAAGAGCACAGGAACTTGCGGTTACCCAAATGATATATGTAAAAGCCTAAGGGGGTTGGGGTGGGGGTTGATTAATTACCTTGTTCTGGAGCCTCTAATTGGAAATCAAGCAGAAAAGCAAGTAGATGGATGGAAGTCCTTGCAAAAAAAGGGAATGATTTTGTAATGGACGATGGGTGATGGGTGGTAGGTATATATGATATGATATATAATTAATTCGTAGTATCGAGAACTAACAAATCAGCGAACATCGACGTTGGAAAATTTGCTTTTCGAAGGAATAAAAATCTACAATTAGCCAACATTATACATATTTGGAAAGATGAAGTTTTCAGGTTGTGTTTTAGTTGCGGCGGCAGCGATAGCAGTAGGAGCTGAGTCCTCGACATCGTTTTTTGACAAATGGAGTGATTCGGATATCAAGCAGTACCTCAAGGATAACGGGCATGAGGTTGCGGATAAAGTACAGCAGCCATTAGAATCGCTCAAGGAGCTGGCATTGAAAGAGTGGCAAAAACATAATGAGCAGAAGCCATGGTGGAAGATTTGGGATAACCAGGAGGATTCTGGTAGTTGGTTACAGGAAGAGAGCGACTCAGAAGTCGGTGACTGGCTGTTCGACACGTGGTCTGCTGAtagtttgaagaagttgctGAAGAGTGCACGTTTGAAGTATGACTCCAGTAGTTCAAGGGATGCCTTAGTATCAACAGCCAAGAAcaactttaaaaagattTCTGATAAGGTTGGTGCGTCAGGGTTTTATCCATCGGAACCCTTTTTCAAGCACTGGGAGACTTCCGACCTCAAAAATTGGTTGGCCGAGTATGGAATCTCCTACGACCAAGCGAAGTCCACACGTGATGACTTGCTGAAGAAGGTTAGAGATAACATTCATCGTGCTACAAAATACTACGATGATGAGAGACTAGAGCTTTTGACCTCTCTAAACTTTTTGTCGGACTATTACGACAACGACGGTTCGTTGGATGCCGTTGACTTCAGTTCTTGGTCTCCAAGCGTTTTGAAGAAGTGGTTAAATTTGCACAAGGTAAAGTTGGATGAGACTTTGGCTGAAGACCGCGACTACTTGATCAATTTGGCCACGAAATCCAAAAATCTCCTAAACGATGATGTGGAGTGGCTATCTAATGCAGCTCAGAAGCAGGTCTCGTCTTCTCTCTCAAATGGTCCTGATGCAATTCTCTCTCTGTGGGATTCCGCCGTTGGTAAGGGGGACAAGCCCAAATACGATTctggagatgaagaagaagaagaggtAATCAACGATACATTCTTACTCGATGTTGAATATTGGCCTAAgcaaaaattaaaggagTTCTTGGAAGCTCGTGATATTTCATACCCGGTTCTTTCTACTCGTAAGGATTTGCGTAACATGGttataaaatatagaaGCAAGCCGgtaaagaatttgaaagatgTTGACTCAGCGTGGTTCCCAGGCTTTTCTCTTGGTCAAAACTTGCAACAATGGTCTGTTGAAAATACGCAGGCAGCAAAAGATGCTTTGGGGTCTGCCAGGGACAAATTGCGCGACTGGACCTCCGGAAGCTATGAGAAAGCTGAGGATTCTGCAGAATCAGCTGGGGCTGAGGTCAAATCCAACTCAAAAAATGTTGCTAATAATTTTAAGCAAAAGATGTCTGACTGGactgatatttttgagtCATGGACTGCAGATGAGTTGACCAAATACCTGAACAACTTCGGCATCCGTGTTCCTACGAGCTttacaaagaagaagctggTTAGAATGGCTAAGGccaattcaaaatcattttttgGACCCCGTCTTGAACCAAGCTATTTTGATAGgttaaacaaaaaagtcAGGGAATGGGCCAACTATGGCTACTCCTATATTTTACAAACCGTGAGTTAACCGACATTTAATAAACTTCCaaattaaatttattacTTGTTTTCTATTAAATTATAGTTATTTCTAAGTCCAGGTAATGCACGTCGCTTATTCGCAAAGAAGATTAGCGAATAAGCCGTGTCATACttatacatattattattattattattatttttattattattatacataCCAGCTAGTTCTGTAGCTAGTACAAACGAACGTTATTATCAAGATCGTGGTTTGTGATTTCATGTTCCTTAAAATTTCGTTGAACCTCATTTAACGAATCATCTACTATACTTACTAAGTGCGACAACAATATACAAAGTAAGGTACAAAGGTTAGTATTTGGTGCTAAGATGTCCAAATATGCCTGGTATACAAGGCTCACGGATGCAGCTCATCGTTTGACTGTTTTGACTTTGGTTGGTGGCACATTATATATGACTGGTGGACTGGTTTATACCATGTATCTCAACGGTAAGAAGTACGAAGATCAGGTTACAAAGAAAACGGAAAGAGAAGCAGCTCTTGAGGGCTAGAATTTTTAATACTATATTTATGTTTGAACATCTTCCTTCCCgcatttggttttgttCTTATGTTATGTTTTCTGGCCATAATTATGAAACATGCGGTgtgaatattatataacCTTGTATATATGCTACTTAAATGCTGCTTTCTGCGGAATATAGCCCTACTAAATACATAGACATTGATGCAATATTAGATATGCCTTTAACTGctaatatctttttgtctttttgcATTTCGGTTCTTTTGCCAAGGTTACTGCAGTCTTCCGTTTCTTCCGTGATAGCGGTTTGCCACTGTGTGAGATGCCATTTTTGGTAAGATTGCATAGCCTCTGTTCTAGTCTTGCTATTTCTGAAGACTTTGGATTAAGTACGATTACATCTTCCGTGGTAAATGCTTGGGAACATGCGGGACATTGACAAACCTCTTGAATCAGTTTTCGAGGCAGGACGTCTCCGCACTTACTAAGATAAATGAATGAACTTTTCGATAAACCTAACGTTTCCTCCCCTATTTCACATTTTAGCCTACCAGTTCTGCCATCCCGGATCAAATTACGTAACTCTACAACATCGCTGAGCCTCCTTATATGCTTGTACATGTCTATTTGTTGCAAAGTATACTCCGCATGGTCTGGACTGAGTAGCCATTCCAATACAGACTCTTTGTTCAGCAAATTACCTAGATAATCACTCATAAGTGGGATTTCTAACTGCTTATTAGATAAACTGCATGTCGTCCACCTAGACTCCCAcgaatattcttcaacgTTGTCATCGGAGGCAGTTTGAGTTCCACCAATAGCATTAATAGTTAACGAATTAGACTTATTTATAGAACCACCATCGTTCTGTACAGTCGTTAGTAAACAAGTTGGATATCAAGTTTAACGATATATAAAGCTATCGAAGAACATACGCCCATGACTAATCATTAGCACTCAGAGTCTAGTGAATGCTTGCTTTG is drawn from Eremothecium cymbalariae DBVPG#7215 chromosome 8, complete sequence and contains these coding sequences:
- the ACO2 gene encoding aconitate hydratase ACO2 (similar to Ashbya gossypii AFR629W) produces the protein MRFAGHNGQALKEVLASIIPNHLQSRSPRYGKLLDNLSKVRKVTNHTPLTLSEKVLYSHLCDVEESLVSCRLEDIRGKLYLKLHPDRVAMQDASAQMALLQFMATGLSSTAVPASIHCDHLIVGKDGESEDLASSISMNEEVFRFLQSCAEKYGIQFWGPGSGIIHQVVLENFSAPGLMMLGTDSHTPNAGGLGAIAIGVGGADAVDALTGTPWELKAPKVLGVKLVGKLGGWTSPKDVITKLAGMLTVRGGTGYIIEYFGDGLKTLSCTGMATICNMGAELGATTSIFPFQEAHKRYLGATGRASLADASEYVQNRYKFLSADEGAEYDKVVEINLSELEPHINGPFSPDLSTPISRFGIKCNQEQWPQKISAGLIGSCTNSSYEDMSRAANIVRQASSVGLKPRIPFFVTPGSEQIRATLHRDGLIDTFKENGATVLSNACGPCIGQWDRQDVSKASQETNTILTSFNRNFRARNDGNRNTMNFLTSPEMVTAMIYSSDVQFNPLSDMIKLENGSEFKFQPPVGEELPSAGFEQGRDCFYPPSDPVPNPETQIEVSPTSNRLQLLRPFKPWNGKELRTNVILKVQGKCTTDHISAAGVWLKYKGHLENISYNTLIGAQNKETGEVNKAYDFDGTEYGIPELMMKWKSQNKPWAIIGENNYGEGSAREHAALSPRFLGCEIILVKSFARIHETNLKKQGILPLTFANESDYDLISSTDILETDGLPDLVAKYGANGGELTLKIIKSSGESFSIKTKHTMSKDQVEFFKAGSAINYIGKLCGKQ
- the BUD5 gene encoding Ras family guanine nucleotide exchange factor BUD5 (similar to Ashbya gossypii AFR630C) produces the protein MDLPSSNIGIDQKMPHEAQKQHGDKHKDLDKCYEISPTQPLSLHPTSSRTRSMGNLMEDRSRKVKMFEMKLREFSETSSMKTLNTTDSYHTAGSDDNLEGSPKVQHKYLTLGESVATGNDPMKTPTIHSAVKNGIFQLDASNDRTLKVTKEHVLTPTSNVNPPAVSQRYLNGLGILTVDDSVSDEGDVSSGSPISTTKKIQISFNSDLHSPKRKEYIDVSTRKTSLVLPGENISGISSKLQLKQPNLPRPTDYRSVDRYLEENESTLANDHFSSEGDTTYKTLVSERPQSSKNFAARISAASKYTSTSSSELRISAENLTYLFIISIHSFNAETLDNKEDINICLSFSKNELAFVHTVDESGWGEVTLVDSRKRGWVPFNYFADVLNNEPREVKSNSMDTLIESRKPLEKLLSAAGKFLVQSQNAVLLNEIEPLLDNINEIRDGVKALLEGTNCVSRSNDLVKSKPSIRSYRKKLLGDWYNLMLKADHYKKSVDSEKVLLLEHMVYAVLSRSFSFFNTWAREKRTYDLEKASMSALTDNNNNCLNIQESQSSSSRSIPRHRRKSPVNKESAKLNSGQLIHYLRQPPYAISRLNEIHELLFSYIGLILGRLDMIEHNSAGCEVFELLVHQIILLLRELLYISKACSLIIQTRYNSAYENNLDHNLDPLLSLVSELVSCIKVFVTDTINETYETSQLVVKDEVYRYTPEGAHLVVIISKMNRLISNAISGCKSYLKLIGDFQLESERQYPNFEKMRMNSSQFIERCSKGLLKNLNKNNSFLSYVKENEATLKRSPSYSRHLARFSSVRSGTDGVSLSVNGSQFLQEFLPECQDFHKEPEFIPYNAEDSFYEQDNLDVINNKDLMKNEMLFDNAGNLVGASFRATVFVLTNEMEYENEFLLSTFLLNYKSFGSSSALVEALVARFDIADISAKFEARESNGQYSSRSARLKSRRRRVCKVFRTWMQSFWDFKNDYMFLATMINFFNEGVIIKLPAESKELMEIAARLCSIAPSMDGMFMEDNIQLNPILIIPGNRGSIFSTMSNSSRSSVTSVDEKFIEEYELTKLPSSSHSSLSLPLPLLNTGAASLISKRELSEINKLVSQYDDLVLTPISQAYDDITQKLNLDMAISLWDALITNSKPQKIPEDSLIGQFNITDYSSLEISKQLTIIESAMYLTIKPFELLNEDFSTQNKLGYKSPSHFQTILNFTNLLSQYVVESIVGPNIPPTHRVERLKNWLRIALSALYFRNFNSVASIITSLQSHTISRLSILWETLSQKDLDLFEYLSKIIHPNNNYKVYRTKLKRLVEDYSPTDVMETKSRVPVVPFFNLFLQDITFINEGNSTFRNPESFRPHKIVNIDKYFKITKTISTVQFFQVPYDTEKKSVFGKRDSIFNMSGEVDDSRRIEPMPVLQEFILYELFRINTLYAANHDRGYELSLRLVPPAD